Part of the Anguilla rostrata isolate EN2019 chromosome 10, ASM1855537v3, whole genome shotgun sequence genome, CGGATGAGGCCAATCACATGGTGCGATATGTATGAACcgaagggggggcgggtgggtcAGTTGCATTACACAGAACAAGGGTAGTGATGGTTAAACATCCCCCGAACAAGCGCTCTTTGTCCCTGGAGGTCACTTTGATGAGGGTGGCCTGTCGGTGGGGCTCATGCTTGGCACGCCCCTCCTGGCCTTCGGGGCTACTGGCCCAGGAAGGTCCTTCAGGTCTACAGAAAAGGTCATTGTTGTCTGCCTTGTCAGTCCTCTAAGTCCAATGCATGCCTTTCAGTCGAAGGGACTTAAGTAATAGAAGGCAAATTAATCCTAAGATCTTTCAATCATActcattttacaaaattttcCAATGCCTCCACCTTCTTCCCTTCCCTTGAACAgttttcctgtctctgttttcCCTTAGCGGATGGACCCTGTACGAAGCAGTAAACCAACAGCTAGCCTAGTCTTTGGGCATTAGTAGTGCTGATTTTCCCAAAAATCCCTCTGCCTGTTCAGTTTCGTACACACAGGCCACTTAACTCCCAGTTTAACAGTTTACAACTCTTTCTGATTACTGACTCATGTCAATCACAGTCTACAACAGTGAATCATTCTCACTTCTGTTAGTGCGGTGACTCAAGAACCCATTTGAGCTATTTCAGTTTAGGGTGTGGAATTACATGTTACTAAGCTGAAagattaactaaaaaaaaaagtcaaaacagCTGGTAGGTGGAATGAGATGGTCTCCATGTTAAAGACACACAGTTGAATGTTTGGAATGAGATGGTCTCCATGTTAAAGACACACAGTTGAGTGTTTGGAATGAGATGGTCTCCATGTTAAAGACACACAGTTGAGTGTTAGTGTTAGATAATCCTCACTCGGTTCTGGGTCTCTACCTCCACCTTTGCAGATGTTCGGCTGTGGCGCGGTGGCCCAAGTGGTGCTGAGCGCTGGCTCTCATGGCATGTTCCTCACGGTGAACTTCGCCTTCGGCTTCGCCGCCACTCTGGGTATCCTGGTCTGCGGACAGGTTTCAGGTGAGTCATCTCCCGCTACAGGCGTTTCCTCTGATGTCTCCAATCTGAAAGCACTTCAAATGAGcagagcacagaaacacaagctCATGCTTCGGCGTGTCATGTTAAGGCTTTCTGGTCGACACATGCTGGTTTACTGGCACAACATGCATAGAAACACATGTATGGCGGTCCATTTTCAGCCACTAGCACAAGGCATTCGCCATCACGGGTCAAAGAAAGCATCTTCGGCCTTCAATACGTTTCCAGCCGAGCTCTGAGATGAGACCAGAGGCCTCCATCTGAGCCTCTTTTTCTAGGAGAGCGAGGGATGAGTTCTGttgttaaccccccccccttatctctGGCCCACAGGTGGCCATCTGAACCCCACTGTGACCTTCGCCCAGTGCCTACTCGGGAGAGAACCATGGATAAAGTTCCCAGTGTACTTCCTGTTTCAAACCCTGGGGGCCTTCTTGGGTTCTGGAGTCATTTTCGGCTTGTACTACGGTGAGTTTGTTTGGGGTGATTGACACCACAGTTGGGACTTGAGTGGAGGAACAAGGGAATTCAGATCTTAGGCTTCAGCCTAAATAAGGTCCCTGATACAATGGTGCATGTTCATATGGTCAAATTGAGTTGGGCTCTTTGGGATGAGACAAAGATCACAAAGGTGCAATTACTGAATTGCTCTGACCGCGTGCTCATGTTTCTGTGTTCTCTCCAGATGCAATGTGGGACTTCGGCAAAAACGATCTCATTGTTGTTGGGGAAAAAGCCACAGCCGGGATCTTTGCCACCTACCCTTCAAATCATCTGACCCTCCTCAATGGTTTCTTTGACcaggtaagtttttttttttgacatgtcaGACAGGCACTTTCCTCAGAGTGCAACAACAACCTCCTGGCTCCTGAGTACATCTATGATAATAGAATTTCAACTATTAGTTTTATCACTCATAACAAAATGACTACCTGCCcttaaatttgtcatttttgcctTACATTTTTGTGGTAAATTGTATCTATCTTGCACATTTTCACTGTAATCTGTAACGTAGGGCATGAGTAACAAATAGATTTTTACCCCAGTTGTAGGTGGGGCATGAGTTATAAAAACAGATCGGCAACCAAAAATGTCAAACAAGTGGGAACAATGTTGTAGCCACTCCCTAGCTCATAGAGTTTTGTGAGAATTTGAACACTTGGCTTGTGGCTGCAGCTGATTGGCACGGCGGCACTGATCGTGTGCATCCTGGCGATCGTGGACCCTTACAACAACCCCATCCCCCGGGGCCTGGAGGCCTTCACCGTGGGCTTTGTGGTGCTGGTCATCGGCCTGTCCATGGGCTTCAACTCTGGATACGCCGTCAACCCGGCCAGGGACTTCGGACCCCGTCTCTTCACCGCTCTGGCAGGCTGGGGCAGGGAGGTGTTCACGTGAGTGTGTTCCCCTCTTTTTCTGGAACCCTTTACCCACCGACATCACTTTgtttgggagggagggatagcCCCTCGTATCGCTACCTCCCAAACAAAGCATATGTCCATCCCATCTCAGTAACATAGTTTATTTGCATAGTCCTCTTAACAAAGATACAAAGATGCTTTTTTATGGGAGTGTTGGAAATCATATTGGCTAATAAGAAAATATGGCCCAGTCTCGACCCATAAACAAACAGCTTTTCTATCTAATGGGAAGTAAAAATAGCTGAGCCTGCGTCCAATGACCGACTCATTTTCAGTGAAACCTTATCCTCACCCCCTCTACTGAATAGTGCACTATCAACACCCAACTTCCTCCCTTCCTGTACTTAGCAAGGCAACATTGTGAAATAGACGTTGCTTGtctcacccactctctctctctttccacccaCAGGGCCAATTCATACTGGTTCTTCGTGCCCATTTTTGCCCCCTTCCTGGGCACAGTGGTAGGGGTGCTGGTGTACCAGCTGATGGTGGGTTTCCACGTGGAGGGAGAGGCGCGGGACAAGATGGAGGCGACAGAAGACGAGCGTATCAAGCTGTCAAACGTCGCGACCAAAGATGCGGCGTGAGACCGACACATAGCCTTGGGTCTTATCCAAAACCTTACCCCACCTCCTTGTTTTGCCCCTCCTTCACCTGTCATAAACGCCCTTACCTCTTGACTGGGCAGCGCCCCCTGTTGTTGGCTCACTGAACTCAAACTGCAGTCACTTGTCCTGATGGGATTTGGGCAGTAACACCTGAAGAGTGTGTGTCCGTACTCCAGCTTCAGTGCCTGTGGACAATGCACAGACCCATCGTTTCCTCTACCCACTTCATCTTCTTGCAGCTCTTTGATttgtgggggcggggttttTTCCTGATTTGATCACAATCCAGGCTTTccaccaatttaaaaaaatggttgctCCCTGTCTGCACTGACATAGAATTATATTAATTCTCTGATATCTGATATTCTCCCAAAAACAAGGAAATCCTGTAACTTAGTTTTGAATCCCTGTGCAGACAGTATTCTCTGTTTTATAATGTATAGtagatttatatatatttgtatagaAAATGCTTTTCTTTACGAAACTTCCAGAGCAAAACGTAATCGTTTTTGTTAACATTTGCGACAAATTGGTTTTAATTTTGTCTGAATCCTTTAAATTTCACCTGGTAGTGCTTTAAAGGAGTGATGGTGCTGTGTCCTTTCGATTGACTAATGAGGTAAGTGTAGACATACTGAGTTTTGGTATGTGAATGTGTCCTGgtcaagagtgagagagagagaaaaaatagatCTATATTCCCCCATAATCACAACAgtacaaaatatgtttaaaaagttCAGCACTAAttctaacaaaaaaatatctatCCACTTGGATTCCAAAGCTAGTATGTCAATGTCAAGTGTTTAAATGCTACCATGcttaaaatgaccaaaaaagcACATCCCATGCAAAAGAGCTAATTTCAAAGATTTGTAAATCATTTTACCTTGCTTGCTGTCTGTACTCTGAAGAGGCCATGCCAAGGAAAGTCACTTGTTGCCTCATTTCGAAAAGCTTCCTGGCAAAGCTGTAAATACTGTTACTGCTTTTAATCTCAGAGTTTGTATACTTTCCTGATTCTCACTTAAACGAAAAGGCATTTATCGTGAGCTCTAttgcaatgcaatgcatttgtattttgtattttatgaaaaatgttttgtacgTTTAATGGGCCAGGGagattttgttgtttgtttttgtgttacaataaaggcttttttttcttataaatgTGGGTTGAGTTGAGAGTTTGGGATGAAGTTTCAggcttgttttgtttggctgtgCTGTTCCCATCTGTCTCACCTTTCATCATCTTTGGAATTCTTTACCTTCAGGTGGGGTTATTCATCAACTCAAGATAATGCCTTTCCCTtatcattttacaaatgaaagtGTGCCTCGTAAGACCTATGTTTAAGTGTACTCCTGGGTCTGTTGTTTCTTACAAGCCGTAGTTTAATTTAGGGATTTAGGCAattgagaaactgaaaaaatccGCTTTAAATGTACCGTAtaaacttccatccatccattcattatttatgcCCGCATATCTTGGTTAAGGTTGTGGGCAtgctggagccaatcccagTGTGCGTTgggaggcaagaatacaccttggacactcgccaatctatcgcagggcatatAAGCTTTTAgctattttataattaaagttACCCATGTCTTGTGGCTCCAAATAATGGGTTTCCATAAAGGaaattgcagtttattttttaattttatagagGAAGGAAAAGCAACGGAAAGGGAACTCGGGGCAATTTCCACCTGTTGACGTGAGATGGGATGAGCAAATCTAATTATGTTCAGCACAACCCATTTCAGAGATAAGCCATTGCTTATCTCAATTGCATAAGTAAGGATGTGTGTGAGTTCTGCATAGCAGGGagtgcataaaaaaaaacatatgttcCTCACGTCATTACCTCAAGTCAGCCCTGAATGTCTGGGTCCAGGAAAAATGTACCTGTCCTCTGAATTTCCCCCACTGCCATTATTCCCAATAGCTGGATTTCCTGGGAATTCATTGGGTTGGTCATTTTTTCACCAAAGTTTTCAGTCCCAGAAAACCGCCCACAATCTGGATCAGTCAAACCAAGTGTGGTGCATCATCCTGAATGAAATGGTTTTCTGCTTCGAGCAAGGTGAACATTAACATTCGCTGCCATGCTTCCCTGTATCCCTTTCCACCGCCATAAATAACGCACTTTATGCGGCGTCTGGAAGAAAGCCGCCTGTATACCGTCCTCCTTAAACCCGGTTTAATGCTGAGCGCTGCTCTTTTTTGCATTGTGGGTGCATGCAGATGCGCTGTGGGTGCATCTGATGCGCTAGAGCATGCATCACAGTTACTCTGTTCACTGTGCAGGGAAGACCACGTTTGCCAACTCTCACACCTTCTTCATGAGATATGTGCTttcgggctctctctctctctctctctctctctctcacgctacCTGAACACATCTCTCACCAAGTAAAACGACTACAAGTAAAAACAAGGCCGCTCTGTGATTAAACAACTTACATAACCTGTCGCAAGTTCATAAACATCACGGAGatgactgctgattggctacCCATCTTTGACAGAACCCATAGAATCTAAAATCTGCCCTCCCACACCAGTTTGTGGTCTCAAATTGAGTCAGTTAATCGAGTTGGCAATTCTGGGGAAGGCAGCCagcaaaaaacatacaattattTAGTGTGTAGGCGGTTGGGCATGGGTTTAGCCTCACAATAAGCTGTTCACAGgaaatttggcacatctgaaaCAGGGCAAGCAAGTATAGCAAGTGAAAAAAGCTGAAGTCCAACTAAAGCTCCAGCCCCTTCGTGCAGTAACGCCCCAGTGCACTAACGGTTTGGAATTGAATCTCAAATATTCCGGTACCAGGGGTCTCCCTGGGGGAAACATAATTGGCTGCTGTATCACCCAGGGAGGGGCTGTTTAAGTTGGCAGGGTTTGGCTCAGCTTTTTCTAGCACGTTAGTGGATAGCGTCCTCCCAGGTCGACCTGCACCCGCAGCCTCCTGCACTAAGCGtgtaataaaaatacttttcagcCGTGCAGTGGCTGTGGGGATTAGCTAGCTGACTGTAGACTGCACGTAAAAAAGGAACAAGTGACTGGGGAGGGATTGTGCTTTTTGGGGAGAACTCGTTCTACTCTGCGCTCTCCTGCATCAACACTGCGATGGAAGACACTCACGGGCCTAACAAAATGGGGATCTTATTAAGAAAAAAGGGGACAAAGATAAAGAATAAACATTGGAAGACTGAGAGAAAACAGTACAGGGCAGTTTAGGGCTGAGCGATTGCACAGTGTGATCAAAAAAAACCACCCATTTCAGACTTCGGCATTACTCACGCACTGCTTGCGAAATATCTCGATACAGTTAAACCGGTCCGACTGACCGGCGAAGAAACATCAACCAATGCCAGGGATGACCTTCGATGCTGGAGTTGCGGAAACCCACAAACCCACCGCACTCTAATCGAGCGTTTTTCCTAGAAGCTCAGGGTATCTTCGGGGCGATCATCCTGTTTGTCTGAAACGCTGGAATGGCACATTCTTGGGCATTGTGAGAGCCAGCTGCTTAGTCTGGGCTTGCTCTTGTGATTGTAATGACCCTGCCGGTCTGAGCATGTGGGGTTTTTCATACGGTGTAATGTACGGTGCTGAATGATGCAAAATCATCCTAATAAAGACAGCGGTAATAATACTAATACCGAAATTTATTGTTTGGCTTCATACCATCAAGTCTATGCAAGCAGTGGCATTTAATTCCTGCGTCAGGCCTTACATTCAACGGAAATCTGAAATAATGCTGGACCCACAGTAAATCCCCAAGCCAATAACAGTACTTGCCGAAACAGAttctgctttgcttttttttgtattcaaaatgtGTGGGTCACTGAACTAAAAAGGTACATGTTACAGCGTGTATGTGCTGTGAAAAGGAATATAGTCAGATGTGtcaattaatttagcatttGTCATATTCCAGTTCTTTTTGGTCTTCATCTATTATGATATTTGCGCATACAGTCGACGTTGAACTGTTGAGTTATTTGTAATAGCTGCAGCAGAAGTGGTTTTATCGCAACCTGTTTCCAagaaaatggattaaattattacatttgaaacatttaaacatttgaggATGGATTTTCAAACCCTTTTCTTTATGAAGTACCACATTCATTAATATCTTTTGTCTCTGTTCTATAAATgtccattactttttttttttaaacacacagggAGTAGCTGGGGCCTGCCACCCTAATAGCAGACTTACTACCTTTTTCTGGGTGGCATAGCCTGGATCTGAACTGGATGGCACAATTCACAAATCATCCTACATCTTTCTCATGTGACCTATAGATCTCAAATTAATAGTTACTAAGCATTCAGAGGAAACTGGGAGGAAGGGGAAACACAAACAACTAACTGGCCATTGTTAGGACTTCTTGGGGATATGCTGAAATATACAgatggaagatttttttttgggggggggggtgtaggaaTGCGTAACAGTTCAGTTTTATAGCACTGGCCCTCCAACGAGTCTTATGTAATATATGCAGAGGCCATTGTGGGATACAGACCAAAGATTGACGTGTTGGCCTTCATGAACTGTCTTTTTGTGCCAAAGACAATTTGTGTTCCAAACAGCTGTAGCATGCTGCCATGGTTACAGAAATAACATGAATTCAGCTTGTTCTAGTAGTTCTTGAAACAGAACAGCGCATAAACAACCATACACAGACACTGTTTCTGTGTCGGGGATCACCACAGGGACACATCCAGACTATTAGCTCCTTTCCTTTAGATATTCacttattttcaacattttgtaatccagggacccccacccagactcaaaggcatccaggggaccaTCATCATAGCATGAAAGggttatatttttgtattttaaggttttatgttttcaaatgcCAAATCTATACATAGTCATTGGATATCAAGTCTGGACAGGTGTCACGGTACGGGgggtgggacccaggcgcagagtgggaaaaaacacGGAACTCAAAAAGTTGATacaagactttactaaaaaataaaaagcggAACAAACAAAGAGCCACGAGGGGCATAAAacgaaaactaaaaacaaatacaaaaacagaactACACCAGTACGgaaaacaaacggcagaaacgcacagaaacacacaagcggaaacaaagtaagaaacacaaacaggtcaaaaacacaggcaggtacatacggtctgaaacaaacacaagtcggaaacaaacacaaacaggtcaaaaacacaggcaggcagatacatgtaagtccaacaaacacaaggaaccagcacctgagttaagggaacaaagaacttaaatagacaggggggtaacaagacacaggtgaactcaaaaaacaatcaacccagaaaaggaggggataacaagacacaggtgggaacaatgatagaataacgagacaacaataatacaattaacaggggggagcaggacacaaaacagaagtgccgccatctggcggcccaacaagggaaacacagacaggaaaacacagaaccatgacaacaGGGGCCTGTGCAGTAACTTCAAGAAAACCCAGGGGTCCATGGGCACCCTATTAAAAACCCAGGACCAAGAACATGTATGATGTGGTTGACTTGAGTACCTTCCTTTACTCCGTGAACCAGATCACACATGTGCGactgcacattacattacatcacggtcacttagcagacactcttgtcCACAGCGACATGCAGTAGTGTAGAACATCACTGTAAAGACAAGAATGCAGTATCACCAAGAATGCACAGAGGACCATTGCTAATTGATAAGTGTGATATTAACCTCACAAAGCAcagtttgtattgtattatgtGCAGGTGCTGAACCTAACCCCCTGCATGTGATCTGTGCTTCTCTCCCTACCTGTGCTCCACCTCAACGAGCTACTAATTGCCTGATTGacttcacctgcctgtggcccaatataagcctgctgcagctgaagaacAAGGAGAGGCTTTTGTGGAGCAGTTTAGTGTCTGGACCATGTGCTATGATACAAACTCATGCCATTGTTTTAgttatttctttgtgtttttatctaTGCTGTTTGGACGaataatgttctttttctttaatgtgCATGTTTTGGTTAGGTTTTAGGTCAGAGTAGGAAGCCTGTGGAAGACTTGCCATTTCTTGTTTTCATCGGGAGAAAGATGACTATTTATTGCAGACTAGGGTTAGTAGTCTTCTGTAGGCCCGGCTTTGGCCTTACCTGTTTTGTCCAATACCTATGACCGTTTGTACATgtattttgtggtttttgggTTTCGTTTTTGTGTCTTTGTAATAAGAGTTTGTTTATAGTATGTTGGAGGAAATTTCTTTAGAAATTCTTTGTTATGTTTTACTTTGGGCACAAGGGATTTTAGGTTGTGTTCCAATTCTTGTTGcccttgtttttgtattgtgcGTGACTTGTACACAATTGTAACAAAAGAAAGTACCATTAGACAGATATTCGCTCTGCTACACCTATAATATTATTTTGGACTATGATCAGCATTCCTGATCTATCCAGTTTAATCTGGATTTCCTTTTGTTGCAGACAGTAAACCTGGTATGAAAATTGTAACCTTTGAAAGGTCAGAAAAGGTCTGTGAAAATCTGTGAACCCTGAATGGTGAAGTGCGAATCCGCTTTTGAACACAAACTACACTTGCTTAACAGGACTGGCAAGAAAGATTCATAACCATTAATAATCTGGAAACTGTTAGAAAATGAAACCTGAGCAGTTTATGCTTGGATGAGCCAGGTCTGTATCATTTTACAGATTTAATTATTATATGTCCAGTTTAGTATGTCCAACTAATCACTTCCCTGAGATACCGACCTTCACTCCAAAGTAAGTTGCTTTATAGTCACTACTGTCATAGTGGAGGCTAGATGCATGGAGGTTTTGAATTGGCTTACATCTTTAGATATTCCTcaaatgcactggtgagctaacagtgcagcagaacatgattttatttgttctctTGCATACTTGTGCAGATATAATCAGTGCCATTtgtctgtgcatttatttttgcacatgtttttttctgaacatgAATTAACTCCATTCAAATTGTGTCTGCAATTATGGCAGCCCCACATTACCCCTTGTATCATCCCCCTGGGCACCATGTTTCCACTGTTTATCTTCTAAGGAGTTCAAAAAAATGGAACTTTATTTGGAATCTTAAATGTTTCTGATCAATGagtgatttaaaatgtgattggtTGGATTTTAGGATGATGTGGCATAACACTTATGCAgttaaaaagcatgaaaaaaaattcatagGAGAAGTTTTTGCTTTTCAAGTGAACCGTGCATAAACCTTATTGCCCTCCccaattttattctttttttttacaggttgtGGGTGTGTCGGTTGGGACCACTCACAGACAATCTTGGCTTGATAATGTAAACTAAAACATCCAATAACACTGTGGTCTGCATCGGGCTGTGTACATCGCCACTGGCTCTGTGTTTATTCAACTCCGTGACTGAATAAACAGACAAAAGGATAATAGCGGGCGTCACAATGACCCGATAACGTGATAATCTCAACACACAAATTTAGACATGGAAGACAGGCCATTTGCGGACGTGGTGGTTGCATTGACGTTTGCAGCATTCTGACATCTCAAACTTTCTATCATTGTTCCTTGAGAAAACAATACTTAGTGAACATTTTTGGTGATCATAGTACATAAGACTTTACTGGGACTTCAATTTCCAATCATTAGTGATTTTTTAGAATCAAATTAGAGCCAAAACTGGTTGCACATGTCATAAATACCTCTTTTAGGCAAGCTGCTGGCAAAAGGTCTCACAATCCCACAACCCTTCTAAGTAACAATCTAAAATAATCTAAAATgaacctcattttaaaaactgcacccacaatttttaaaaaaaattcaatagaGTTATGTCAAAATCAGgttattttcaaaagcattcTGTACCCCTGGATCCTCATTTTTAAACTATTCAGAAACATATCCTCATGGGCACCAAAGAATAGGTGAGCACCAATACTTGAGGAGTTGTTTCAGTTAGATAGTCCATTCTGGCTAGAGCTAGAATGCATGCCATGATAAAATAatgcccaacaatgcttgccattttcctgactaaatgaCTAGTGCTGACTAGTGCTCTGATTaactacagactagatagtatctaacaccgtatcaagcctagtcttgaaaatccccagagtttctgcctctactacgtgacctggcaggctattccacaaaCTCTTCTTAATATTTGTACGGAATTTACCTTCTGCTAATTTCCATAATGCGCCAACATATCTGACAACATATCTGACAACATATCACAACTCTGCTCCcctaggccccgcccccccccttcccccatttcAGAACACAGAGAAGCTTCTGGTGGCTGCTACATCTCCAACAAAGAAAGGTCTATCCTTAAGGCATTGCCAGCACACCAACACTGACTTCACTGTCTACTTGTACATACGGTGACCTCACAGtgggttctgttttttgttaaaGTGGATTAAGAAATCTTCAGTGGATTTTACTTGTTCCACCCTTAGGCTACAGGTTTACGCAGCCTAAGGGTGACAGGCATGTACCTCTCCGAGGATGGGACTACCCTTCTGCTGCCATAAAGGAatgtctttttcttcttttctatAACCAATTTGGAAAGGATTTCTCCAGAAAAATCTGTGAAATTCCACTTCATATGAAAAAATTCTCAAATGTTTcttgttaattaaaataatttagtgCTTTTTATTCATGCTTATCAGAGTTCCTCCCAACGACTGGGGAAGGAGCTAGAAACTAGACTGTTCTTAAAGCCTCGCATTCAATGAGCATTAACCTCTCAATGAAGTGAAACCATTCCATTTAATATCTGCAATAGTTGTCTGTAAACAACCAGACTCTTCATTTTGATTGCTACAAAGGTATAGGTTGAGATATGTTCTGTTTGGCTGGACTAGAGGGAGGTTTTGGTGGTTTGAAATATTCAACTAACTGATTCAGTGGTCATCGAGTGCAAGAAAACTTCATGGGGACCGAATGCATTGAAGATAGTGTCTTCTAGGTGGAGATTAATTCATTTAGTCTTATTAAGTGGTGAATGAAGGCACCTATCTCACCTGTTCAGCAAACTCCTGACATAGCTGTGTACACTAACAGTGTTCATTGGTTGGCTTGTCTTTTCAGGATGATTGGAAGGTGACTGGGCCATAACATCTGCACTAATGAGATTCAGAATGAATTTCTTCTGCAGCAATAgcagaaaataaagtttttaagtGAATCCGTGAATCCTTGCAGCGCTGAAACAGAGCCTGGATGCGCTGGGGTTAGCCACTGGAAGCTTGCGTCGCTGGTGGGAGCAGCTGAACGTAATAACCAGCCTGGATATCTCCCAGGCCTGCTTGTTTGTCTGAGTGAACTCTGAATGACTTGTGCCGTTGGGCAAGCTCACTGGCGTGTGCAATACGGTCGATAAAGGCGCACTTCGGAAATGTCCGGTTGCCTAATCTCTTGAGTGCGGGAAGTGTGAGGAGGCAGTGGCGAGGGGTTCCAGGAAAAGGTACTCATCCGGTCTCGTAATGAGAACCCAGAGGAGCAGCCTTTGCCCTTATCTACACTACGTggctaaaagtatgtggacacctgatatcCAACATCTcgtccaaaattatgggcattaatatgacGTTGGTTCACCTGttactgctataacaacctccactcttcaggTAAGGCCTAGATATTgtagcattgctgcaggaatttgtttccattcaaccagaagagcattagtgaggtcgggcactgattgggcgattaggcctggcttgccgttggctttccaattgaccccaaaggtgctggatggggttgaggtcaggactctgttcaggccagtcaagttcttccacgccgttctcgacaaaaccatttctataaagcccttgctgtgtgcctgggggcactgccatgctgaaacaggtaAGTGCCTTGCCAAAATTGTTGGGGAAGcccagaatcatctagaatgtcattgtagaCTGTAGCACTACAATTTTCctttactggaactaaggggcctagcccaaaccatgaaacagccccagaccattgaGTGTcaagatacttttggtcatatagtgacAAACATCCATTCACTGGGA contains:
- the LOC135233223 gene encoding aquaporin-3-like gives rise to the protein MGKQKFYLDKLARTFQIRNRLLRQGLAECLGTLILVMFGCGAVAQVVLSAGSHGMFLTVNFAFGFAATLGILVCGQVSGGHLNPTVTFAQCLLGREPWIKFPVYFLFQTLGAFLGSGVIFGLYYDAMWDFGKNDLIVVGEKATAGIFATYPSNHLTLLNGFFDQLIGTAALIVCILAIVDPYNNPIPRGLEAFTVGFVVLVIGLSMGFNSGYAVNPARDFGPRLFTALAGWGREVFTANSYWFFVPIFAPFLGTVVGVLVYQLMVGFHVEGEARDKMEATEDERIKLSNVATKDAA